In Hermetia illucens chromosome 5, iHerIll2.2.curated.20191125, whole genome shotgun sequence, a single window of DNA contains:
- the LOC119658307 gene encoding uncharacterized protein LOC119658307 isoform X2, with protein MVRYGLENPDEKIVKAFDTSLVTAESIALPLVNVDVYLENNMRKEIAYAHAASAAVPVGMQVASENNDRVIDLIVLGNIASLVFVAVSKEHAWAAGLAAVTTMNHFMLTRISENLDVSRADLIAIGLSLFNIFAVQCLAEIDKAP; from the coding sequence ATGGTCCGCTACGGACTTGAGAATCCTGATGAAAAAAtcgtgaaagctttcgatacgTCTCTAGTCACGGCTGAAAGTATTGCCTTGCCATTGGTCAACGTGGACGTTTATTTAGAGAATAACATGCGAAAGGAAATAGCGTATGcacatgctgcgtctgctgcgGTACCTGTTGGAATGCAAGTCGCATCCGAAAATAACGATCGCGTTATCGATTTAATAGTTCTAGGAAATATAGCTTCTTTAGTATTTGTTGCTGTCAGCAAGGAACATGCTTGGGCGGCTGGTCTAGCTGCGGTGACAACAATGAACCATTTTATGCTCACACGCATTTCAGAAAATTTAGACGTTTCCCGAGCAGACTTGATTGCCATTGGTTTGAGTCTATTCAATATTTTTGCTGTGCAGTGCCTTGCTGAAATCGACAAAGCGCCCTGA
- the LOC119658307 gene encoding uncharacterized protein LOC119658307 isoform X1, giving the protein MSMKNPQSVLAHLILCGTSGWALKTTGTSYPWALGTFALLFGHGAVGMVRYGLENPDEKIVKAFDTSLVTAESIALPLVNVDVYLENNMRKEIAYAHAASAAVPVGMQVASENNDRVIDLIVLGNIASLVFVAVSKEHAWAAGLAAVTTMNHFMLTRISENLDVSRADLIAIGLSLFNIFAVQCLAEIDKAP; this is encoded by the coding sequence ATGTCGATGAAAAATCCTCAATCTGTTCTGGCACATTTAATTTTATGTGGAACATCTGGATGGGCTCTCAAAACTACAGGCACCTCGTATCCTTGGGCTCTTGGCACATTTGCCTTACTCTTTGGTCACGGAGCGGTTGGAATGGTCCGCTACGGACTTGAGAATCCTGATGAAAAAAtcgtgaaagctttcgatacgTCTCTAGTCACGGCTGAAAGTATTGCCTTGCCATTGGTCAACGTGGACGTTTATTTAGAGAATAACATGCGAAAGGAAATAGCGTATGcacatgctgcgtctgctgcgGTACCTGTTGGAATGCAAGTCGCATCCGAAAATAACGATCGCGTTATCGATTTAATAGTTCTAGGAAATATAGCTTCTTTAGTATTTGTTGCTGTCAGCAAGGAACATGCTTGGGCGGCTGGTCTAGCTGCGGTGACAACAATGAACCATTTTATGCTCACACGCATTTCAGAAAATTTAGACGTTTCCCGAGCAGACTTGATTGCCATTGGTTTGAGTCTATTCAATATTTTTGCTGTGCAGTGCCTTGCTGAAATCGACAAAGCGCCCTGA